From a region of the Coffea arabica cultivar ET-39 chromosome 3e, Coffea Arabica ET-39 HiFi, whole genome shotgun sequence genome:
- the LOC140038385 gene encoding uncharacterized protein: protein MNSLGISGISAADSELVKEEGNGPPSSSPGGYSVRVRPPGREQSQEPDSGRFNYPPKITSSIGAVCGNEITAKMRSTRSRNGRVTSTGAGQTSGAQQDRISEEQGSPKTQPNNEDAIAKMAEFVADNPNIFEELGRYFKRQGKEKAESSKRRPTKSPEVPSGEDSDEGHLSRSTSRRAPSKATSKIASISRAFSRGLLGKRAEDPPRRPGGLAAEYLRAPPFTDDINGEMVPPNFKLPALRSYDGRGDPEDHLRAFLSAFRLYCVPDAVICRAFPIFLQGTARKWFWGLEPRSISSLDELIDRFIHRFVSSRPITKTSAYLLNLQQAPGESLRSYVQRFNEENVQIPDQHEQVTIAAFTNGLIAGIINTEIHRDYPRTLRELWDRVDQGIRNEDLNRMKREAQAARTGQDSRRKKDAGRVEQGPSGSSTQFRDRRSVFDRIVKGRSSTSDAELTSLNSSRTHVLVVMRQNHLGRNPPEIPGRRDKRNSNLYCAYHRDVGHETEDCNDLKREIENLIRQGYLKQFVRKDGGFNRSVSHRKNRGPRREDRRDTNMHCRGPEDRREDKQPPRDGSPGYGPNIAGVINTIAGGPTGGDSQNSRKRTYRQAGMEVAEPSSRLSEVITYGPTDPVPAASSNHEALVIEVLTNNYIVKKVYVDPGSSVDVLYYRTFESLKLTREQLTPVRTPLVGFGGHVVHPEGMVSLMVTIGRHPRCRTVPVSFAVVKVDSPYNMLIGRPTLNALRAVYSTYHLSFKFPTPEGVAEVSSDVGTAREYYLATIQAAVTPRPSSRSEEKRPAVLSIDCIDPQKAGEANRVEPGDEVEQVVLDEAKPDQVVQVGAGLPSPLKEEMVSLIKDHRDVFAWSADEVLGVPPELMIHQLNINPQARPVRQKRRHFGPERSKAISDEVDKLLPAKMIHEVQYPTWLSNPVMVKKDAGGWRMCVDFTDLNKTCPKDCYPLPRIDALVDSAMGHEILCFLDAFKGYHQIGMSEEDQEKTAFYTDQGVYCYTTMPFGLKNAGATYQRLINRLFKNQIGRNVEAYVDDILVKSLTTSAFLSDVKEVFGVLRDSRMKLNPKKCVFGVTSGKFWGYLVSHRGIETNPDKVKAIQDMSPPRNLREVQRLNGRLAALNRFLSQSAEKALPFFKVLKKADQFAWTEECQAAFDKLKQYLHRLPTLASSRPEKKLYLYLSAADEAVSAVLIRDEGTQVPVYYVSRALRGPETRYTQVKKLVLGLVHAARRLKPYFLAHPISVRTDQPLRQILVRPEASGRLTKWAVELGEYDMSYEPRTAIKAQALADFLAELTFTEGRESTSALAEASTPHLWMLYVDGSSNGDGSGAGLLLEGPQGEVCSYALRFDFPATNNEAEYEALIAGLQLARRLGAQRNHVRSDSQLVVCQVLGEYEAKDETMQRYLSKVHQLIAYFESFEIQRIPRSQNRRADALSRLASTSFSDLNKTVLVEVLSERGYMEEVACPVHSEDTWMNPFILFLRQGILPEDRAEARKLQRKSARYALRDGELYKRSYLGPWLRCITPEAGRQVLHEIHEGLCGAHVGHRMLARKTLLLGYFWPSLRQDAQNLVLSCPSCQVHAPELHQPSNFMWVEAEPLRTIKGLAIQKFFWKCIICRFGIPQIIISDNGRQFAENPFKAWCQNFGIKQHFTSVGHPQANGQAENFNRTLLHGLKTRLHRAGSSWVEELPSVLWSYRTTPRSSTQETPFSLTYGAEAVIPAEILIPSPRLTAHVVEVNEEERQLDLDLVDEKRDIASARIASYKNTLAHYYNARVKHRRFLPGDLVLRKNSVSRAEPQGKLSPKWEGPYRVVESSLSGYCKLSYRDGSLVPRTWHAENLRPYYA from the exons ATGAATTCATTAGGAATATCTGGGATTTCAGCTGCTGATTCTGAACTAGTAAAAGAAGAGGGTAATG GACCCCCGTCATCCAGCCCaggcggctacagtgtcagagtcaggCCTCCTGGCAGGGAACAGAGCC AGGAGCCTGATTCTGGTCGGTTCAACtacccaccaaaaatcacctcttcaattggcgccgtctgtgggaacgagaTTACTGCTAAAATGAGATCCACGCGCTCCAGAAATGGAAGAGTCACCTCAACCGGGGCTGGGCAAACATCAGGAGCCCAGCAAGACCGTATTTCTGAAGAACAAGGGTCCCCAAAGACCCAGCCCAACAACGAAGACGCCAtcgccaagatggccgaattcgtGGCTGATAACCCAAACATCTTCGAAGAACTGGGGAGGTACTTCAAGAGGCAGGGGAAGGAAAAAGCTGAATCCTCCAAGAGGAGACCGACGAAGTCCCCTGAAGTGCCTTCCGGCGAAGACTCCGATGAGGGGCACCTCTCTCGGAGCACTTCCAGACGCGCCCCTTCTAAGGCGACGTCTAAGATCGCTTCCATTTCCCGGGCGTTTTCCCGGGGCCTCCTGGGAAAACGAGCTGAGGACCCACCTCGGCGTCCCGGAGGCTTAGCAGCCGAATATCTGAGGGCACCGCCCTTCACGGATGACATCAATGGGGAGATGGTCCCCCCAAACTTTAAACTTCCCGCCCTGCGTTCCTACGATGGCCGAGGTGACCCCGAGGATCACCTCCGCGCCTTCCTCTCCGCTTTTCGGCTCTATTGCGTCCCCGACGCAGTAATTTGCCGAGCTTTCCCCATCTTCCTGCAGGGCACGGCCCGAAAGTGGTTCTGGGGTTTAGAACCGAGGAGCATTTCCTCACTGGATGAGTTGATAGATCGGTTCATTCACCGCTTTGTATCGTCTCGCCCAATTACGAAGACTTCAGCCTACCTCTTGAACCTGCAGCAAGCCCCCGGCGAGTCACTGCGCTCCTACGTGCAGAGGTTCAATGAGGAGAACGTGCAGATACCTGATCAGCATGAGCAGGTAACCATAGCTGCCTTCACCAATGGGCTGATCGCAGGAATCATCAATACTGAGATACACCGGGATTACCCCCGCACACTTCGGGAACTCTGGGATCGAGTAGATCAGGGAATCCGAAATGAAGATCTAAATCGCATGAAGCGAGAGGCTCAAGCCGCTCGTACCGGGCAAGATTCCCGGAGGAAAAAAGACGCCGGCCGAGTCGAACAAGGCCCCAGTGGCTCGTCGACTCAGTTCCGAGACCGCCGAAGTGTCTTCGACCGGATCGTAAAAGGAAGGTCGTCCACCTCGGACGCCGAGCTGACATCTCTCAATTCCAGCCGGACCCATGTCCTGGTTGTGATGAGGCAAAATCACCTCGGCCGAAACCCTCCTGAAATTCCAGGGAGGAGAGATAAGAGGAACTCGAACCTGTATTGTGCATACCACCGGGATGTTGGGCACGAGACTGAAGACTGTAATGATCTGAAGCGAGAGATCGAGAATTTGATCCGGCAAGGATACCTGAAGCAATTCGTCCGCAAGGATGGGGGTTTCAACCGAAGCGTCTCCCACCGGAAGAACCGGGGCCCCCGCCGAGAGGACAGGCGGGACACGAACATGCATTGTCGAGGTCCCGAGGATCGTAGGGAGGACAAGCAGCCTCCACGCGACGGATCACCGGGCTACGGCCCCAACATCGCCGGGGTGATCAACACGATCGCGGGAGGACCAACGGGAGGAGACAGCCAGAACTCCCGAAAGCGGACCTACCGCCAGGCCGGGATGGAGGTGGCCGAGCCGAGCTCTCGGTTGTCCGAGGTCATCACCTATGGTCCCACTGACCCCGTCCCCGCCGCTTCCAGCAACCACGAAGCGCTCGTGATCGAGGTCCTCACCAACAACTACATAGTCAAAAAGGTCTATGTTGACCCCGGAAGCTCGGTAGACGTCTTGTACTACCGAACCTTCGAGAGTTTGAAACTGACCAGGGAGCAGCTCACTCCGGTCAGGACTCCCCTCGTTGGATTCGGGGGACACGTGGTCCACCCCGAGGGTATGGTGTCCCTGATGGTGACCATCGGGCGTCATCCCCGCTGCCGAACTGTGCCTGTCAGCTTTGCAGTGGTCAAAGTAGACTCTCCGTACAACATGCTAATAGGCCGGCCCACGCTCAACGCCTTGAGAGCTGTATATTCCACCTACCACCTGAGCTTTAAATTCCCAACACCTGAGggggtggccgaggtgagcaGCGACGTGGGCACCGCCCGGGAATACTACCTCGCCACCATTCAAGCAGCAGTCACACCCCGGCCCTCTTCGAGGTCAGAAGAAAAGAGGCCAGCGGTCCTCTCCATAGACTGCATCGACCCTCAGAAGGCAGGAGAGGCCAACAGGGTTGAGCCCGGGGATGAGGTGGAACAAGTGGTCTTAGATGAAGCGAAACCTGACCAAGTGGTCCAAGTAGGGGCCGGACTCCCCTCACCCCTGAAAGAAGAAATGGTCTCCCTGATCAAGGACCACCGAGACGTCTTCGCGTGGTCCGCAGATGAAGTGCTCGGAGTGCCACCCGAGCTCATGATTCATCAACTCAACATTAACCCACAGGCCCGACCTGTGCGACAGAAACGAAGGCACTTCGGCCCCGAACGTAGCAAGGCCATATCGGATGAGGTCGACAAGCTCTTGCCCGCCAAGATGATCCATGAGGTCCAGTACCCCACCTGGCTCTCCAACCCTGTCATGGTCAAAAAGGATGCCGGTGGATGGAGGATGTGTGTCGATTTCACCGACCTTAACAAGAcatgccccaaagattgctaCCCTCTACCGAGGATCGACGCCCTCGTCGACTCGGCAATGGGACATGAGATCCTCTGCTTCCTAGATGCCTTCAAAGGCTATCACCAAATAGGAATGAGTGAGGAAGACCAAGAAAAAACGGCATTTTACACCGACCAAGGTGTCTACTGCTATACCACCATGCCATTCGGGTTAAAAAACGCCGGGGCGACCTATCAAAGGCTGATCAACCGCCTTTTCAAAAATCAGATCGGCCGAAATGTGGAGGCCTACGTGGACGATATCCTCGTCAAAAGCTTAACCACTTCGGCCTTCTTATCAGATGTCAAGGAGGTCTTCGGCGTTCTGCGGGACTCAAGGATGAAGTTAAATCCCAAGAAGTGTGTCTTTGGTGTCACCTCAGGAAAATTTTGGGGGTATCTGGTTTCCCACCGGGGAATCGAAACTAACCCCGACAAAGTCAAGGCCATCCAGGACATGTCCCCACCTCGGAACCTCCGAGAAGTCCAGAGGCTGAATGGACGTCTGGCTGCACTGAACCGCTTCCTATCCCAGTCCGCAGAAAAAGCTTTGCCCTTTTTCAAGGTGCTTAAGAAGGCCGATCAGTTCGCCTGGACTGAGGAGTGTCAGGCTGCTTTCGACAAGCTGAAGCAGTACCTGCACCGCCTACCCACCCTCGCTTCATCTCGGCCCGAGAAGAAGCTGTACCTCTACCTCTCCGCAGCGGACGAGGCTGTCAGCGCTGTGCTCATCCGGGATGAGGGCACTCAAGTGCCAGTCTACTATGTCAGCCGAGCTCTCCGTGGGCCGGAGACTCGATACACCCAAGTGAAAAAACTTGTGCTAGGACTAGTCCACGCCGCCCGACGGCTGaaaccctatttcttagctcATCCCATCTCTGTCAGGACCGACCAACCACTCCGACAGATACTGGTGCGGCCCGAGGCCTCCGGGCGCCTCACTAAGTGGGCCGTTGAGTTGGGGGAATACGACATGTCGTATGAGCCGCGCACCGCCATAAAGGCTCAAGCCTTAGCCGACTTCTTGGCCGAGCTCACCTTCACGGAAGGTCGGGAGTCCACCTCCGCCCTAGCCGAAGCGTCCACCCCACACCTGTGGATGTTGTATGTGGACGGGTCCTCTAATGGGGATGGGAGTGGAGCAGGACTGCTCCTGGAGGGCCCCCAGGGAGAAGTGTGCTCGTACGCCCTCCGCTTTGACTTCCCGGCCACCAACAATGAGGCCGAGTATGAGGCCTTGATCGCGGGGCTCCAACTAGCCCGCAGGCTTGGTGCACAGCGGAACCACGTCCGCAGCGACTCCCAACTCGTAGTCTGCCAAGTCCTTGGTGAGTATGAGGCCAAGGACGAAACCATGCAACGGTATCTATCCAAAGTCCACCAACTCATCGCGTACTTCGAGTCTTTCGAGATCCAAAGAATCCCCCGCTCCCAGAATAGGCGGGCTGACGCCTTATCCCGGCTGGCTTCCACCTCATTCTCTGATCTCAACAAGACCGTCTTAGTGGAAGTGCTGAGCGAGCGGGGATACATGGAAGAGGTGGCCTGCCCCGTGCACTCGGAAGATACTTGGATGAACCCGTTCATCCTTTTCTTAAGGCAGGGGATCCTCCCCGAGGACCGAGCCGAGGCACGGAAATTACAACGCAAATCTGCTCGGTACGCGCTCCGCGATGGAGAGCTATATAAACGCTCATATCTTGGTCCATGGCTGAGATGCATTACACCCGAGGCGGGACGCCAAGTCCTCCACGAGATACACGAAGGCCTATGTGGAGCTCACGTCGGCCACAGGATGTTAGCCAGGAAGACCTTACTTCTTGGATATTTCTGGCCTTCCCTTCGACAAGATGCCCAAAATCTTGTTCTCAGCTGCCCATCCTGCCAAGTCCACGCTCCTGAGCTTCACCAACCCTCGAATTTCATG TGGGTTGAAGCCGAGCCTCTACGGACCATCAAAGGGCTGGCCattcaaaaattcttttggaaatGTATTATCTGCCGCTTCGGCATACCCCAAATCATCATTTCGGACAATGGAAGGCAGTTTGCCGAGAACCCATTTAAGGCTTGGTGCCAGAACTTCGGCATCAAACAACATTTTACATCGGTAGGCCACCCTCAGGCCAATGGTCAGGCGGAAAATTTCAACCGAACTCTCTTGCATGGCCTCAAGACCCGACTACACCGAGCTGGATCGTCTTGGGTGGAGGAACTCCCCAGTGTTCTGTGGTCATATCGGACAACGCCGAGGTCCTCCACGCAAGAGACCCCCTTCTCCTTGACCTACGGAGCTGAGGCTGTCATCCCTGCTGAGATCCTTATACCCAGTCCTCGGCTGACAGCCCATGTAGTCGAGGTGAACGAAGAAGAGAGACAGTTGGATCTCGACCTCGTTGACGAGAAAAGGGACATTGCCTCAGCTCGGATTGCTTCCTACAAGAACACCCTGGCCCACTACTACAATGCCCGCGTCAAGCATCGGCGATTCCTGCCAGGAGACTTGGTGCTTAGAAAAAACTCGGTCAGCCGAGCTGAACCGCAAGGGAAATTGAGCCCGAAATGGGAAGGCCCTTACCGAGTTGTGGAATCTAGTCTAAGTGGGTATTGCAAATTGAGCTACCGAGATGGCTCTCTAGTGCCGAGGACTTGGCACGCCGAGAACCTCAGGCCGTATTATGCTTGA
- the LOC113735617 gene encoding F-box/kelch-repeat protein At3g23880-like → MEKPSSSSTSEPAAQQISAIFPDEVIIEILTWLPVKSILRFKCVSKCWLSFISSPLFIRTHLLKSVNKSDYDQHRLLLRTREELAEDFVRFNLKNCDLSPVLCNAPIVEATNLSDSLGRGGDVERVETDFRTDNFHDVQIVGSSNGLICVTVSGDVLLWNPSIRKFKKLPDFGPKPDDDDDGYFYVFGYDEYDDDYKVFGILTDEDGARGLIGQTCLDHGSKSRSRSWSRPGKFHIGLGISVAVSLHWSTSPRFGRWGKILSLDLANETYGEVEQPKYGEGTFDWTLEVLGGCLSIVRYYRSSRVEVWILKDYGVKESWTKVVLISNFSDPGYLCSCKPVFQSNDGEILFYYLSNLPGLMLYNPKSNSLMHPHITKLEVLVGVNMYVESLVLLDDHDGGERRRL, encoded by the exons ATGGAGAAACCCTCTTCATCTTCTACCTCAGaaccagcagctcaacaaaTCTCAGCCATTTTTCCTGATGAAGTCATCATTGAGATCCTCACATGGCTTCCAGTCAAGTCAATATTGAGGTTCAAGTGCGTGTCAAAGTGTTGGCTTTCCTTTATCTCTAGTCCACTGTTCATCAGGACCCACTTGTTAAAATCTGTTAACAAGAGTGACTATGATCAACATAGGCTCCTTTTACGTACTAGAGAGGAGTTGGCAGAGGATTTCGTTAGGTTCAACCTCAAGAACTGTGATCTTTCACCTGTCTTGTGTAATGCACCCATTGTAGAGGCGACTAACCTGTCTGATTCTCTGGGCCGTGGTGGAGATGTAGAGCGTGTCGAGACTGATTTTAGGACGGATAATTTCCATGATGTGCAAATTGTTGGTTCTTCTAATGGGTTGATTTGTGTGACTGTATCTGGAGATGTTCTTTTGTGGAACCCATCCattagaaaattcaagaaattaccCGATTTTGGTCCTAAAccagatgatgatgatgatggttATTTTTATGTGTTTGGGTATGATGAGTACGATGATGATTACAAAGTATTTGGCATACTAACTGATGAAGATGGTGCTAGGGGTCTCATTGGGCAGACGTGTTTAGATCATGGTTCAAAGTCACGGTCGCGGTCGTGGTCGCGGCCCGGAAAGTTTCACATCGGTCTCGGCATATCGGTCGCGGTCTCG CTTCATTGGAGCACATCTCCTAGATTTGGTCGATGGGGGAAAATACTTAGTCTTGATTTGGCGAATGAGACATATGGAGAGGTTGAACAGCCAAAATACGGGGAGGGAACTTTTGATTGGACTCTAGAAGTATTAGGTGGATGCCTTTCCATTGTCCGTTATTATCGAAGTAGTCGTGTGgaagtttggattttgaaggaTTATGGTGTCAAGGAATCTTGGACTAAAGTGGTTTTGATTTCTAATTTTAGTGATCCTGGCTATTTGTGTAGCTGCAAACCAGTGTTCCAATCAAACGATGGTGAAATTCTGTTTTACTACTTATCAAACCTGCCAGGTTTGATGCTTTACAATCCAAAAAGTAATTCATTGATGCATCCTCATATTACTAAACTGGAAGTTCTTGTCGGAGTGAACATGTATGTTGAAAGCTTAGTTTTGCTTGATGACCATGATGGAGGAGAAAGGCGCAGACTGTGA
- the LOC113734742 gene encoding zinc finger BED domain-containing protein RICESLEEPER 2-like → MVNLLKQHLRLRNTLFCEGEFFHVRCSAHVLNLIVQDGVKVISKPVSKIRDYVKYIRASESRKLKFAECIVQVSLPCNKRVHQDVPTRWNSTFVMLDSALEYKLAFHQLHVVDRSFSRFYPTEEEWLRVQKFTTLLRPFYDLTTLFSGTNYPTANLYFHGVWKIQKVITEEVNNLDIEVSEMAKKMKLKFEKYWECYSLVLSFAIILDPRFKMDYVVYAFDYEERAKEVRDKFYLLFEEYENTFDGDLLDGSIAGCSGGDLGNDNDDFAEFESQQHANKRNKSQVDSYLDDTRLLSTQELDVLNFWKENKNRYPILSLMARDILSIPITTVASESAFSIGGRIVGKFRTSLLPENVEVLLCTRDWLYGVTASEDEEDRERLSIDFAPLVGKLTNLHVGGFQQ, encoded by the exons ATGGTGAATCTGTTGAAGCAGCATTTGAGGCTAAGAAATACACTATTTTGTGAGGGTGAATTTTTTCATGTAAGATGCAGTGCACATGTGCTAAATTTGATTGTCCAAGATGGTGTCAAAGTTATTTCCAAACCAGTCTCAAAGATCCGAGACTATGTGAAATATATCAGAGCTAGTGAATCAAGAAAGTTGAAATTTGCAGAGTGTATTGTTCAAGTTTCTTTGCCATGCAATAAGAGGGTGCATCAAGATGTCCCAACCAGATGGAACTCTACATTTGTGATGCTGGATAGTGCACTTGAATATAAGCTTGCCTTTCATCAGTTGCACGTGGTTGATCGCAGCTTCAGCAGATTTTACCCAACTGAAGAAGAATGGCTTAGGGTGCAGAAATTTACAACACTACTAAGGCCTTTTTATGACCTGACCACCCTTTTTTCGGGGACTAACTATCCAACTGCAAATTTGTATTTTCATGGTGTCTGGAAAATTCAAAAAGTTATCACGGAAGAGGTCAATAATTTAGACATTGAAGTGAGTGAAATGGCCAAGAAAATGAAACTGAAATTTGAGAAGTACTGGGAATGTTATAGCTTGGTTTTGAGTTTTGCTATCATTTTGGATCCGCGCTTCAAAATGGATTATGTGGTGTATGCTTTTGATTATGAAGAACGTGCTAAGGAAGTTCGGGATaaattttatttactattcgAGGAGTATGAGAATACTTTTGATGGTGATTTGCTAGATGGATCAATAGCAGGCTGCTCTGGTGGTGATTTGGGCAATGACAATGATGATTTTGCTGAATTTGAGAGTCAACAACATGCAAACAAGAGGAATAAGTCACAAGTAGACTCTTATTTGGATGATACTCGACTCCTTTCAACTCAAGAATTGGATGTTcttaatttttggaaagaaaacaaaaatcggTACCCTATTCTTTCTTTGATGGCACGGGATATTTTAAGTATTCCTATCACTACAGTGGCCTCGGAATCAGCTTTCAGTATTGGTGGTAGAATTGTGGGTAAATTTCGTACTTCGCTCCTACCAGAAAATGTGGAGGTCTTGTTATGTACTAGGGACTGGTTATATGGAGTAACAG CTTCTGAAGATGAAGAAGATAGAGAAAGACTGAGTATTGACTTTGCACCTTTAGTTGGTAAACTTACTAACCTTCATGTTGGCGGATTCCAACAATGA
- the LOC113735618 gene encoding probable xyloglucan galactosyltransferase GT12 — translation MGKSTVGGKSRNKELLYVFMTWLVFCILMLSGHYSSLIELTMSSTSFPISGKSTFSLPTKSLFPIRKTKENLPDGKKDGVLDSCSGRYIYIHDLPSRFNVDIIKNCNSSLIKWFDMCKCVMNGGFGPPATNSRDILQERSWYATDQFSLEVIFHNRMKKYQCLTNESSLASAIYVPFYAGHDVSRYLWESNISSRDAAGVDFADWINKQPEWKTMSGKDHFFVAGRIIWDFRRETNKSSDWGNNLMLLSEVKNMTVLTIESIPWSPTDIAIPYPTYFHPTSQEEVEAWQKKIKQQKRPYLYSFVGAPRPNTQGSIRGRIIEQCLDSREKCKLLNCNISSNDCYDPGRVMEIFLNSRFCLQPTGDSYTRRSTFDSILGGCIPVFFNPGGAYGQYVSYLPKNHSDYSVFIPESDIRDGKTSIEKVLRKKSEQEVVKMQEEVIKLIPKVIYVDPSSGLNTSEDAFDIAIKKVLERVNTTRRGMKTV, via the coding sequence ATGGGGAAATCAACAGTTGGTGGCAAGTCCAGAAACAAAGAATTATTGTATGTTTTCATGACTTGGTTAGTGTTTTGTATTTTAATGCTTTCAGGCCATTATTCATCCTTGATTGAACTGACAATGAGTTCCACTTCGTTTCCCATCTCTGGAAAATCCACTTTTTCCCTTCCAACTAAGAGTTTATTTCCCATCAGAAAAACCAAGGAAAATCTACCTGATGGTAAGAAAGATGGTGTACTCGATTCGTGCTCAGGTCGATATATTTATATCCATGATCTTCCTAGTAGATTCAATGTTGACATAATCAAGAACTGCAATTCCTCCCTGATTAAGTGGTTTGATATGTGCAAGTGTGTGATGAATGGTGGTTTCGGTCCTCCGGCCACGAATTCCAGGGACATCCTGCAAGAACGTAGTTGGTATGCAACAGATCAGTTCTCGCTGGAGGTCATTTTTCACAACAGAATGAAGAAATACCAATGCTTAACCAATGAATCATCGTTGGCATCTGCAATTTATGTGCCATTCTATGCAGGTCATGATGTTAGTCGGTATCTTTGGGAAAGTAACATATCCTCGAGAGATGCAGCTGGTGTTGATTTTGCTGACTGGATCAATAAGCAACCTGAATGGAAAACCATGTCGGGAAAAGACCATTTTTTTGTTGCAGGAAGGATAATTTGGGATTTCAGGAGAGAAACAAACAAGAGTTCAGATTGGGGTAATAATCTAATGCTATTGTCTGAAGTAAAAAATATGACTGTCCTGACAATTGAATCAATTCCCTGGAGCCCTACTGACATTGCAATTCCATATCCTACTTATTTCCATCCAACCAGTCAAGAAGAGGTAGAAGCATGGCAGAAGAAGATCAAGCAGCAGAAAAGGCCGTACCTTTATTCTTTTGTTGGTGCACCACGCCCTAATACGCAAGGTTCAATTCGGGGTAGGATTATCGAGCAATGCTTGGATTCGAGAGAGAAATGCAAGTTGTTGAATTGCAATATCAGTTCGAATGACTGCTATGATCCAGGTCGTGTGATGGAAATATTCCTGAACTCCAGATTCTGCTTGCAGCCTACGGGGGATTCGTACACTAGACGATCAACTTTTGACTCAATCTTAGGAGGCTGCATTCCTGTTTTCTTCAATCCGGGAGGTGCATATGGCCAATATGTATCATATTTGCCGAAGAATCACTCAGATTATTCGGTCTTCATTCCAGAGAGTGATATCAGAGATGGCAAGACAAGCATAGAAAAGGTATTGCGAAAAAAATCAGAACAAGAAGTTGTAAAGATGCAGGAGGAGGTAATAAAACTGATCCCCAAGGTCATATATGTGGATCCAAGTTCTGGATTGAATACTTCTGAAGATGCATTTGACATAGCAATCAAGAAAGTCCTTGAGAGAGTTAATACAACTAGAAGAGGCATGAAAACAGTTTAG